From a single Lewinella sp. LCG006 genomic region:
- a CDS encoding DNA-binding protein, with the protein MNITFSELRNIKHQMPSGSVSRIADELGINEQTVRNYFGANKFEEGALTGQHLQPGPEGGVVNLEDTSILEMAQRIIQENKLGM; encoded by the coding sequence ATGAATATTACATTTTCAGAACTCCGAAACATTAAGCACCAGATGCCAAGTGGTAGCGTAAGCCGTATTGCGGATGAATTAGGTATCAACGAGCAAACGGTAAGAAATTACTTTGGGGCCAACAAATTTGAAGAAGGGGCCCTTACCGGTCAACACCTTCAGCCAGGACCAGAAGGTGGTGTTGTAAATTTAGAAGACACATCGATTTTAGAAATGGCCCAGCGAATTATCCAAGAAAACAAGTTAGGCATGTAA
- the nusB gene encoding transcription antitermination factor NusB, which produces MLSRRNVRIKVMQVLYAKNREQETTTSVKAAVQYYRRMVDDSFKLYLLNLLAFMRVAEYARQDKIRKDGKLRPTEADQEFSAKLANNEATQSLAKNFALTNAHGRYRLGQHLDADLIRKLYIAFSKTEEYQLYIKQSESNTDNHREILLELYRFLINNETFISMMEDQFPLWQDDKSLVVGAMKKTIKALPVEEDFLEAYEPEDETITEFGQELLEKVVEADEELLAIIEPNLKNWDAERVAILDMIIIKMAIAEFLYFPSIPTKVTLNEFVEVAKLYSTDKSKDFVNGVLDRLLKQLTEQGLVQKQGRGLKGE; this is translated from the coding sequence ATGTTAAGCCGTAGAAACGTCCGGATTAAGGTTATGCAGGTCTTGTACGCGAAAAATCGTGAACAAGAGACGACAACCAGTGTCAAGGCTGCCGTTCAGTATTATCGCCGGATGGTGGATGATTCATTTAAGCTGTATCTGTTGAATTTGTTGGCTTTCATGCGAGTAGCAGAGTATGCCAGACAGGATAAAATTCGCAAAGACGGGAAATTACGACCTACCGAAGCGGATCAGGAATTCTCGGCAAAGCTTGCCAATAATGAAGCCACACAATCATTGGCAAAGAATTTTGCCCTCACCAATGCGCACGGACGTTATCGTCTTGGCCAGCACTTGGATGCAGATTTAATCCGTAAGCTTTATATCGCCTTCTCGAAAACGGAAGAATACCAGCTTTATATCAAGCAGTCGGAAAGCAATACTGATAACCATCGGGAGATTCTCTTAGAGTTGTATCGTTTCTTGATCAACAATGAAACCTTCATTTCCATGATGGAGGATCAGTTTCCATTGTGGCAGGATGATAAGAGCCTGGTGGTAGGCGCGATGAAAAAAACCATCAAAGCGCTACCGGTAGAAGAAGACTTCCTCGAAGCTTATGAACCAGAGGATGAGACCATTACGGAGTTCGGTCAGGAGCTACTTGAAAAAGTAGTAGAGGCCGACGAAGAGCTGTTGGCCATTATTGAGCCCAACCTCAAAAATTGGGACGCTGAGAGGGTTGCCATTTTGGATATGATTATCATAAAAATGGCCATTGCCGAGTTCTTGTATTTTCCCTCTATTCCTACCAAAGTTACCCTCAATGAGTTTGTGGAGGTGGCTAAGCTTTACAGTACGGATAAAAGTAAAGACTTCGTCAATGGCGTATTGGACCGCTTGCTGAAGCAACTGACGGAACAAGGACTGGTACAAAAGCAAGGACGGGGCCTGAAGGGCGAGTAA
- a CDS encoding DUF1599 domain-containing protein, with product MESTLQQFDQIMSSCREIFLNKHQDYGSSWRIFRPSSLTDQLFIKAKRLRSIEEKGVQLVSDPIDGEYKGLINYSILAIIQLRLPADSGLDLSAEEVAALYDTEVRNTRALLEKKNHDYGEVWRELRLTSITDLMLAKLLRIKQIEDNQGLTLVSEGQEGNFRDIINYAVFALILLEDGSVDPQ from the coding sequence GTGGAAAGCACACTTCAGCAATTCGATCAAATCATGTCCAGCTGTCGGGAAATCTTCCTGAACAAGCACCAGGACTATGGCTCCTCCTGGCGAATCTTTCGCCCTAGTTCCTTGACGGATCAGCTTTTTATCAAAGCTAAACGCTTGCGCAGCATTGAAGAAAAAGGGGTGCAATTGGTAAGTGATCCTATAGATGGAGAATACAAAGGACTGATCAATTACAGTATACTGGCGATCATCCAGCTGCGCTTGCCTGCTGATAGTGGACTTGATCTGAGTGCTGAAGAAGTGGCTGCACTTTATGATACGGAGGTTCGAAATACCCGCGCCTTACTCGAAAAAAAGAACCACGATTACGGAGAGGTATGGCGGGAGCTTCGGCTAACGTCTATCACGGATTTGATGCTCGCTAAATTGCTTAGAATCAAGCAGATTGAAGACAACCAGGGTTTGACCCTCGTCTCTGAAGGGCAGGAAGGCAATTTTCGCGATATCATCAATTACGCTGTTTTCGCTTTAATACTATTAGAGGATGGGTCTGTTGATCCACAATAA
- a CDS encoding YigZ family protein, which yields MKIITTLATVEHTDTYQTLKEPSFGEFKDRGSKFLAYAFPVEDTEHVQAALLEVRKEHPKARHHCYAYRLGLDQYNYRANDDGEPSGTAGRPILGQIDSAGLTYTLVVVVRYFGGTLLGASGLINAYKKSAAEALEAGEKIEKLVEDVYTLRFDYAHLSKVMNAVSKPPFQVVEQRFDTTAELDVAIRQSLAEEAIKQLKAQVAEVYLEEVDGLEEIEGFDLEHAYTR from the coding sequence ATGAAAATTATTACGACCTTAGCAACTGTGGAACATACCGATACTTACCAAACTTTGAAGGAACCTAGCTTTGGAGAATTTAAAGACCGAGGCAGCAAATTCCTCGCTTATGCTTTTCCCGTAGAGGATACAGAACATGTCCAGGCTGCGCTTCTAGAGGTGCGTAAAGAGCATCCCAAAGCACGGCATCATTGCTACGCCTATCGCCTCGGACTGGATCAGTACAACTATCGCGCCAATGACGACGGAGAACCTAGCGGTACTGCCGGGCGGCCCATTCTTGGTCAAATCGACAGCGCCGGACTCACCTATACCCTCGTGGTCGTCGTTCGATACTTTGGAGGAACCTTACTGGGTGCATCAGGACTGATCAATGCCTATAAAAAAAGTGCGGCGGAAGCCCTGGAGGCCGGTGAAAAAATCGAAAAGCTGGTAGAAGATGTTTATACCCTTCGCTTTGACTATGCTCATCTTAGCAAAGTCATGAATGCTGTTTCCAAGCCTCCTTTTCAAGTTGTTGAACAACGCTTTGATACCACAGCCGAACTTGATGTAGCCATCCGCCAGTCGTTGGCCGAAGAAGCAATCAAACAACTCAAGGCACAAGTAGCTGAGGTCTACCTGGAAGAAGTAGACGGATTGGAAGAAATTGAGGGCTTTGACTTGGAGCACGCCTACACCCGATGA
- a CDS encoding isoprenylcysteine carboxylmethyltransferase family protein has translation MIKKIKPILLFIILGIVLPLVGRPEGLLDIRIILLTLASAMVFLTQPAPRPTEAKEQADTDKHSFWWITAMSLLSLHVPIIEWAYFHDMVTVYAWSFPVGLGILLLSIVFRVWAIRTLGRFFTATVQIVEGHQVIQTGPYSLVRHPSYTGAYLSYIGTGIMLEAWMGLLFAIIAMGIAYYQRITAEEETLRSYFGEAYVAYAEKTKRLIPFIF, from the coding sequence ATGATCAAGAAGATTAAACCTATTCTACTCTTTATTATTCTGGGGATTGTTCTGCCGCTGGTTGGGCGCCCAGAAGGTTTGCTTGACATTCGAATAATCTTGTTAACCCTTGCTTCTGCGATGGTTTTTCTGACGCAGCCAGCGCCACGACCTACCGAAGCCAAAGAACAGGCGGATACGGACAAGCATTCCTTTTGGTGGATTACTGCGATGTCGTTATTATCCCTTCATGTTCCCATCATAGAATGGGCCTATTTCCATGATATGGTGACGGTTTATGCTTGGAGCTTCCCGGTTGGACTGGGAATATTGTTATTGAGTATTGTCTTTCGGGTTTGGGCAATACGTACCCTGGGGCGCTTTTTTACCGCTACCGTACAAATCGTAGAAGGTCATCAGGTAATACAAACCGGACCCTATTCGCTGGTCAGACATCCCAGTTATACTGGTGCTTACTTGTCATATATCGGGACAGGGATAATGCTAGAAGCCTGGATGGGCTTATTGTTTGCCATCATTGCTATGGGAATTGCCTATTATCAGCGAATCACTGCCGAGGAAGAGACACTACGTAGTTATTTTGGAGAAGCTTATGTCGCTTATGCTGAAAAAACCAAAAGGTTGATTCCTTTTATTTTTTGA
- a CDS encoding NupC/NupG family nucleoside CNT transporter, which translates to MDFLNDLFRASLGVTVLLGICYLLSSNRKAINWRLVAIGMSLQLLLAFFILIVPGVSSVFDWISKGFTSVIAFTAAGSQFMFGNIVTDMSSFGYIFAFQVLPTIVFFSALTAVLYYLGILQKIVYGLAWLLTRTMGLSGPESLAAAANVFIGQTEAPLVIKPYLEKMTKSEILCLMTGGMATIAGSVFVAYVGYLGGTDEATKLFFAKHLLTASIISAPAAIVAAKMLYPETERDDDISKQLEMADGDATNLLDAISRGTTDGLRLAVNVGAMLLVFTAMIFMMNEIFLNLTDLLNGMVAWVNPNVSDWNEQIALSTGGRFEGFSFTYLLAMVFAPFAWILGVPFEDITVVGQLLGLKTVINEFVAYEQFQGILVEGLLKNEKSVIIATYALCGFSNFASIGIQIGGIGSLAPGQRNTLTSFGIKALIGGTIACFLTGAIAGLFI; encoded by the coding sequence ATGGACTTTTTGAACGATCTTTTCCGCGCCAGCCTCGGAGTAACTGTTTTACTCGGTATTTGCTATTTATTAAGCAGTAATCGCAAAGCTATCAATTGGCGTTTAGTTGCTATCGGCATGAGCTTACAACTGCTGCTGGCCTTTTTTATCCTCATCGTGCCAGGTGTAAGCAGTGTCTTTGACTGGATATCCAAAGGTTTTACCAGCGTGATTGCCTTTACCGCGGCAGGTTCTCAATTCATGTTTGGCAATATTGTCACAGACATGAGTTCCTTCGGCTACATCTTTGCTTTTCAGGTATTACCCACTATTGTTTTCTTTAGCGCCCTGACGGCGGTGCTCTATTATTTAGGTATTCTACAGAAGATCGTTTATGGCCTTGCCTGGCTACTTACCCGTACCATGGGGCTTTCTGGCCCTGAGAGCCTGGCGGCTGCGGCGAATGTCTTTATCGGTCAAACGGAAGCTCCCTTGGTGATCAAGCCTTACTTGGAGAAAATGACCAAGTCGGAAATCCTCTGTCTGATGACGGGGGGTATGGCTACTATTGCGGGTAGTGTTTTCGTTGCTTATGTAGGCTATCTCGGTGGAACTGATGAAGCGACAAAACTCTTTTTTGCTAAGCACCTACTTACAGCTTCTATCATTTCAGCTCCGGCCGCAATTGTTGCGGCAAAGATGCTCTATCCAGAGACCGAAAGGGATGATGATATCAGCAAACAGCTTGAAATGGCTGATGGAGATGCCACCAATCTGTTAGACGCCATATCGCGTGGTACAACTGATGGTCTGCGCTTGGCCGTCAATGTAGGTGCTATGTTGTTGGTATTTACCGCCATGATTTTCATGATGAATGAAATCTTTCTTAATCTAACCGATTTGCTTAATGGCATGGTAGCGTGGGTGAATCCGAACGTCAGTGATTGGAATGAACAAATCGCACTTTCTACCGGAGGGCGCTTTGAAGGTTTTAGTTTTACTTATTTACTGGCAATGGTTTTTGCGCCCTTTGCCTGGATTTTGGGGGTGCCTTTTGAAGACATCACCGTTGTCGGTCAGCTATTGGGCCTGAAGACCGTAATTAATGAATTTGTTGCTTACGAACAATTTCAAGGGATTCTAGTAGAGGGACTGTTGAAAAATGAGAAGTCTGTAATTATTGCGACCTACGCCTTGTGTGGATTTTCGAATTTTGCCTCTATTGGTATCCAGATTGGTGGTATAGGTTCGTTGGCTCCCGGTCAAAGAAATACCCTGACTTCTTTCGGTATCAAAGCCTTGATTGGTGGAACAATTGCTTGCTTCCTGACGGGCGCAATTGCTGGATTGTTCATTTAG
- a CDS encoding uridine kinase has protein sequence MKPFIIGITGGSGSGKTTFIRSLREHFSEEQLCVISQDDYYLPREEQESDPMGITNFDLPQSIDKKAFIKDVGRLIKGEIVERQEYTFNNEKATPQMLTFRPTPIIIVEGLFVFHFRKMREQLDLKIYLHAKENLKVIRRIKRDRVERNYPLEDVLYRYENHVLPAFEKYIKPYQDEADLIINNNVQLHMGLRVVQGFLDHYIANNSKS, from the coding sequence ATGAAACCATTCATCATTGGCATTACTGGCGGCAGTGGATCCGGCAAAACGACTTTTATTCGTTCCTTGCGGGAGCACTTCTCCGAAGAACAGCTTTGTGTGATCTCACAGGATGATTACTATCTTCCCCGTGAAGAACAAGAAAGTGACCCTATGGGCATCACTAACTTTGATCTACCGCAGTCTATAGACAAGAAAGCGTTCATCAAAGATGTAGGGCGGCTCATTAAAGGAGAAATTGTAGAACGGCAGGAGTATACCTTTAATAATGAAAAGGCGACTCCCCAAATGCTGACCTTTCGCCCTACTCCTATTATAATAGTAGAAGGGCTCTTCGTCTTCCATTTTCGCAAAATGCGCGAGCAACTTGATCTAAAGATCTACCTCCACGCCAAGGAAAACCTGAAGGTAATCCGCAGAATAAAAAGAGACCGGGTAGAACGTAATTATCCTCTGGAAGATGTACTCTACCGCTACGAAAACCACGTCTTACCTGCCTTCGAAAAATACATCAAACCCTATCAGGACGAAGCTGATCTGATCATCAACAACAATGTCCAGCTTCACATGGGGCTGCGCGTCGTGCAAGGGTTCCTGGATCACTATATTGCTAACAATAGCAAATCCTAA
- a CDS encoding NAD(P)H-dependent glycerol-3-phosphate dehydrogenase: MSTDQGKPVGVIGGGSFGTAIANLLAYNTDVILYVRKEEVVKEINQRQERHGIILPERVTATNDPAEIAARCHLLFPVVPSSGFRSMMRDMAPYLKPYHILIHATKGFDVHGISEAEIPQKGITRSSISTISEVIRQESVVVRLGCLSGPNLAKEILEGQPTATLIASKFDEVISAGKAALSSPIFHVFGSYDLLGAELAGALKNTIALGSGLLKGYGLGKNIQAMLLTRGLMEMVYFGKAMGSEAEAFFGTAGIGDLIATATSKKSRNYTFGFRIGSGESLEQVSSTMPELAEGVRTLMITRHLAKHYKLRVPITEMLYRIVFEDFPIQKAMDYLMTFPYDVDVDVL; encoded by the coding sequence ATGTCAACAGATCAGGGAAAACCCGTTGGAGTGATTGGTGGAGGTAGTTTTGGCACTGCAATAGCTAATCTTCTTGCCTACAATACAGATGTAATTTTGTATGTAAGGAAGGAAGAGGTCGTCAAGGAAATCAACCAAAGGCAAGAACGTCATGGTATCATTTTACCCGAAAGGGTAACAGCGACCAACGACCCGGCAGAAATAGCAGCCCGCTGCCATCTCTTGTTCCCCGTTGTGCCTTCGAGTGGTTTTCGCTCCATGATGCGCGACATGGCCCCTTATTTGAAGCCTTATCATATCTTGATTCACGCGACAAAGGGCTTTGATGTTCACGGCATTTCTGAGGCGGAGATTCCCCAGAAAGGCATAACCCGAAGTTCTATCAGTACCATTTCGGAAGTTATCCGGCAAGAAAGTGTCGTCGTGCGCTTGGGTTGCCTGTCTGGGCCCAACCTGGCTAAAGAAATTCTGGAAGGTCAACCCACCGCCACGCTGATTGCCAGCAAATTCGACGAAGTCATTTCCGCGGGGAAGGCGGCGCTGAGTAGTCCTATTTTTCATGTTTTTGGTTCGTATGACTTATTAGGAGCGGAATTGGCGGGCGCACTAAAAAACACCATTGCCCTCGGTTCGGGTTTACTAAAAGGATACGGATTAGGTAAAAATATTCAGGCCATGCTACTCACCAGGGGCTTGATGGAGATGGTCTATTTTGGCAAAGCCATGGGCTCTGAAGCCGAAGCATTTTTCGGTACTGCGGGTATTGGTGATCTAATTGCGACAGCAACCAGTAAAAAGAGTCGCAACTATACTTTCGGCTTCCGCATCGGAAGTGGAGAGTCGCTGGAACAGGTATCTAGTACGATGCCAGAATTAGCGGAAGGGGTGAGAACTTTAATGATCACCCGCCACCTGGCTAAGCACTACAAACTACGCGTTCCTATTACCGAAATGCTCTATCGAATCGTTTTTGAAGACTTCCCTATCCAAAAAGCAATGGATTACCTCATGACTTTCCCGTACGATGTTGACGTTGATGTCCTCTAA
- a CDS encoding YfhO family protein produces the protein MRFNLSTFLPHLAALGIFIAASVFYFAPQFSGKIIEQGDVMSYRGMSQELRAYKEATGKEALWTNAMFGGMPAYQINTISSGNYVKKLEQVARMFIKPPAGQFIAAMVCFYILMVLLGVNPWLSVIGAIAFGFATNNLVLYEAGHETKLRTISYLPLVASGMLLAFRKRYLLGCILFGIGLGMDLAANHVQMTYYFFITVLIWGVAELITNIKNQTLPHFGKAAVALIIGGLLALGSAASNLWVTYEYAQDTMRGEPILEQESNAGPTSSSEVNGLDWDYAMQWSNNTLDVFAGFIPGVVGGGSVQPTTSDSPYGQTLRRLGAGQGKTFDAPLYWGGLPFTSGPIYFGAIMVFFFLMGLFLVEGPVKWWLGLGTLFTILLSMGNNLEGFNHFIFDYFPLYNKFRTPNSVLSVTSLLIPILAILALNEIFSGKADKAKTLKALAIGGGISVAIALFFVVVGPGMFDFVNPRDAQQFGQADPQVIQSLMTALADTRADLMRSDAIRSLILVVLSAGMVYFFLQDKIKMVPVIIGLGVLTVFDLFGVGMRYLNQDDFKRPTSVGQYFAPRPVDQQILQDKDPHYRVYDATINTFNSAQPSYHHKTIGGYHAAKLQRFQDLIDRHITRGNQAVLNMLNTKYFIVPGPDGQPAVQQNPGAFGNAWLVDSIVVVPNANVEIDGLEYLPLDHAAVVNQEFDDYVKTLQPTGQGAVRLKEYRPDRLTYESNAAQEELAVFSEIWYGPNKGWQAYIDGQPVEHIRVNYALRGLKIPEGVHEIVFEFAPSKYYLGKTIATICSITLLLALLGYIGWMIKNQAPDLVAERTTQTSKGKKK, from the coding sequence ATGCGTTTCAACCTATCCACCTTTTTGCCACATCTGGCTGCCTTAGGTATTTTTATTGCGGCTTCCGTCTTTTATTTTGCTCCTCAGTTCTCTGGAAAAATCATAGAACAAGGCGACGTAATGAGCTACCGTGGCATGTCACAAGAGCTACGTGCTTACAAGGAAGCAACTGGAAAAGAGGCTTTGTGGACCAACGCTATGTTTGGGGGAATGCCGGCCTACCAAATCAACACAATCAGCAGTGGTAACTATGTCAAAAAGTTGGAGCAAGTTGCTCGCATGTTTATCAAGCCACCCGCAGGCCAGTTTATCGCGGCGATGGTATGTTTTTATATCCTAATGGTTTTATTAGGTGTAAATCCCTGGCTCAGCGTTATTGGAGCCATCGCCTTTGGTTTTGCTACCAACAACCTGGTCCTTTATGAAGCAGGGCACGAGACCAAATTACGTACCATTTCGTACCTTCCGCTGGTGGCCAGTGGTATGCTATTGGCTTTCCGAAAACGCTATCTCCTTGGGTGTATCTTATTTGGTATTGGTTTGGGAATGGACCTTGCTGCCAATCACGTGCAGATGACTTACTACTTCTTTATCACTGTTTTGATATGGGGAGTAGCAGAGTTGATCACCAATATAAAAAATCAGACCCTCCCTCACTTTGGCAAGGCTGCAGTAGCACTCATCATTGGCGGTCTGTTAGCACTAGGATCTGCGGCCTCTAACCTCTGGGTCACCTATGAATACGCCCAGGATACGATGCGTGGTGAACCAATTCTGGAACAAGAAAGCAATGCGGGGCCTACTTCTAGCAGCGAAGTCAATGGTCTGGACTGGGATTATGCCATGCAGTGGAGCAACAATACCCTGGATGTTTTCGCTGGCTTTATTCCTGGTGTTGTTGGTGGTGGGTCCGTACAACCAACTACGAGTGATTCTCCTTATGGACAAACTTTGCGCAGACTGGGCGCGGGACAGGGTAAAACGTTCGATGCGCCGCTTTATTGGGGAGGCCTACCTTTCACAAGTGGCCCCATCTACTTTGGAGCCATAATGGTATTTTTCTTCCTGATGGGATTGTTTCTCGTAGAGGGGCCCGTCAAGTGGTGGTTAGGCCTTGGTACGCTCTTCACTATCCTCCTTTCGATGGGTAACAATTTGGAAGGATTTAATCATTTCATTTTTGACTACTTCCCGTTATACAACAAGTTCCGAACGCCTAATTCGGTACTCAGTGTGACCTCCCTACTGATCCCAATTCTTGCCATATTGGCATTGAACGAAATTTTCAGTGGAAAAGCGGATAAAGCAAAAACACTCAAAGCACTGGCCATTGGAGGAGGAATAAGTGTGGCCATTGCCTTGTTCTTTGTGGTAGTAGGCCCAGGCATGTTTGATTTTGTGAATCCGCGTGATGCTCAGCAATTTGGGCAAGCAGATCCTCAAGTCATCCAATCACTGATGACCGCCCTGGCGGATACCCGCGCAGACTTGATGCGTTCTGATGCTATACGAAGCCTGATTCTCGTGGTCTTGTCTGCAGGTATGGTTTACTTCTTCCTTCAGGATAAAATAAAAATGGTGCCCGTCATCATTGGCCTGGGGGTATTGACGGTTTTTGATCTCTTTGGCGTAGGGATGCGCTATCTCAACCAAGATGACTTCAAAAGACCCACTTCTGTTGGTCAATACTTTGCACCACGCCCGGTGGATCAGCAGATTCTACAAGACAAGGATCCTCACTACCGGGTATATGATGCCACCATCAATACCTTCAACTCAGCCCAGCCCTCTTACCACCATAAAACGATTGGTGGTTATCATGCGGCCAAGCTTCAGCGTTTTCAGGATTTAATTGATCGACATATTACACGTGGCAATCAGGCCGTGCTCAACATGTTGAACACCAAATACTTTATTGTCCCTGGCCCTGATGGCCAACCTGCGGTTCAGCAAAATCCCGGAGCATTTGGGAATGCCTGGCTCGTAGATTCTATTGTAGTGGTCCCCAATGCCAATGTTGAGATTGATGGGTTGGAATACCTGCCACTTGATCACGCGGCAGTGGTCAATCAGGAATTTGATGATTACGTAAAAACACTCCAACCTACGGGCCAGGGAGCCGTCCGCCTGAAAGAATACCGCCCCGATCGTTTGACTTACGAAAGTAATGCCGCTCAAGAAGAACTTGCTGTTTTTTCAGAAATCTGGTATGGACCAAACAAAGGTTGGCAAGCTTATATCGACGGTCAACCCGTTGAGCATATTCGGGTAAACTATGCCTTACGTGGCCTGAAAATCCCAGAAGGTGTACACGAAATCGTTTTTGAATTTGCCCCGAGCAAATACTACCTGGGTAAAACGATAGCTACCATCTGTTCCATCACTTTGCTCCTGGCCCTTTTGGGGTATATTGGTTGGATGATTAAAAACCAAGCACCTGATTTAGTCGCAGAAAGAACTACCCAGACGAGCAAAGGCAAGAAGAAGTAG
- a CDS encoding helix-hairpin-helix domain-containing protein, giving the protein MSNIILLDTGCCSWICFWWLLWTLGAFLLGALLHHFLFCKGKQDEIDRLSIERDGLHAQLTNAEKDMASLKYQLDEANKHNTHLRGQLNKCESDKAAMAAQAAVHGDGGGTALGFAAGAAASRDGDAGGVNYASILGTDNLQIVEGVGPKIEGLMKDGGIKDWAALAGTSVERIQEILDAAGSRYSLANPATWPQQAKLAHEGKWDELIEYQQFLDAGVENKGDFESPSKVQKLILKKLGFSNNPEDLKIVEGIGPKIEGLLKEAGINNWSDLAAAAQSTLQEVLDKAGDRYRLADPSTWAKQASLAAAGKWDELKTYQDFLSGGKNPAK; this is encoded by the coding sequence ATGTCTAATATAATATTACTTGACACAGGCTGCTGCTCCTGGATCTGCTTTTGGTGGCTTTTGTGGACCCTCGGTGCATTTTTACTCGGTGCCCTCTTGCATCACTTCCTTTTTTGTAAAGGCAAACAAGACGAAATTGATCGTTTGTCCATCGAACGCGATGGGCTTCATGCACAACTGACCAATGCGGAAAAGGATATGGCCAGTCTAAAGTATCAACTGGATGAAGCCAACAAGCACAACACGCATTTGCGTGGCCAGTTGAACAAGTGTGAATCCGATAAGGCCGCTATGGCTGCCCAGGCGGCTGTTCATGGCGACGGTGGTGGTACAGCGCTTGGATTTGCTGCGGGTGCAGCTGCTTCTCGCGATGGCGATGCTGGTGGGGTAAATTATGCCAGTATTCTCGGTACAGACAACCTCCAGATTGTAGAAGGTGTTGGGCCCAAGATCGAAGGTTTGATGAAAGACGGAGGAATCAAGGATTGGGCTGCTTTGGCGGGTACTTCGGTAGAACGTATTCAGGAGATCCTTGATGCTGCGGGCTCACGGTACAGCTTGGCGAATCCTGCAACCTGGCCACAACAAGCAAAATTAGCCCATGAAGGCAAGTGGGACGAATTGATCGAATACCAACAATTCCTGGATGCTGGCGTAGAAAACAAAGGCGACTTTGAATCTCCATCCAAAGTGCAGAAATTGATCTTGAAAAAGCTTGGCTTCTCTAACAATCCTGAAGATCTGAAGATCGTAGAAGGAATTGGACCAAAAATCGAAGGTCTTTTGAAAGAAGCAGGTATCAACAATTGGTCTGATTTGGCCGCCGCTGCACAAAGCACACTACAAGAGGTCTTGGATAAGGCCGGTGATCGTTATCGCTTAGCTGATCCTTCTACCTGGGCGAAGCAAGCCAGTCTGGCTGCTGCCGGCAAGTGGGATGAACTCAAAACTTACCAGGATTTTCTCTCCGGAGGGAAGAATCCTGCTAAGTAA
- a CDS encoding OmpA family protein yields the protein MSTLMKWLIMLLAWLAFSVITFRTCVKDNCCTACTTETTTEEVTPPPAETSVTRYPVDSKLGYAAVDTTDQFTSWKNAILAGMEDGKMLEVEGIYYASETAPDGYENMGFARAAKTIELLSPYIPKDRMRPVARLVEDDSAVGDGYFLAANTRWLVDGNLNEAEVITISADEKIILFPNASDRAIEEATVIAYLDELAAYLKANPSDRVEVTGHASQPGDADENMRYSRKRAERVKAMLVSRGVDAAQISVAFKGETQLYDSGDTDEAHRRNRRAVVKLIRSGK from the coding sequence ATGTCCACACTTATGAAGTGGTTAATCATGTTGCTGGCTTGGTTAGCGTTTTCCGTAATTACTTTTCGTACTTGCGTCAAAGACAATTGTTGTACAGCTTGTACTACGGAAACGACTACTGAGGAAGTAACACCACCACCCGCAGAAACCTCCGTGACGAGGTACCCTGTAGATTCTAAACTTGGTTATGCCGCGGTTGACACGACTGATCAATTTACCTCCTGGAAGAATGCTATTCTGGCCGGTATGGAAGACGGTAAAATGCTCGAAGTAGAGGGTATTTACTATGCTTCTGAAACCGCTCCTGATGGTTACGAAAACATGGGATTTGCCCGTGCTGCCAAAACCATAGAATTGCTATCGCCTTACATTCCAAAAGACCGAATGCGACCTGTGGCTCGTCTTGTTGAAGATGATTCCGCTGTTGGAGACGGTTATTTCCTGGCAGCAAATACGCGTTGGCTAGTGGATGGTAACCTGAATGAAGCAGAAGTCATTACTATTTCAGCCGACGAGAAGATTATTTTATTCCCGAATGCTTCGGATCGTGCTATCGAGGAAGCTACGGTGATTGCCTACCTCGATGAATTGGCGGCCTATCTTAAAGCCAATCCATCAGACCGGGTAGAAGTGACTGGTCATGCTTCTCAACCAGGAGATGCCGATGAAAATATGCGTTACAGCCGTAAACGAGCAGAACGTGTAAAGGCAATGCTGGTAAGCAGAGGCGTAGATGCCGCTCAAATTTCGGTTGCCTTTAAAGGGGAAACACAGCTCTATGATAGTGGAGATACCGATGAGGCACATCGTAGAAACCGGAGGGCAGTTGTGAAACTCATTCGCTCTGGTAAATAA